A DNA window from Candidatus Sulfidibacterium hydrothermale contains the following coding sequences:
- the nikR gene encoding nickel-responsive transcriptional regulator NikR, producing MHVSRFSISVEKELLDKLDDITTGLNFPNRSRTIRHLIQKASVQKSHAENKVMAGAVILIYNHHQRDLQAHSTDIQHQFHHLILSVQHVHLDHNNCLETIAVKGKADELDKLAHSLISLKGIQYGTLAITGSL from the coding sequence ATGCATGTTTCAAGATTTAGTATTTCCGTAGAAAAGGAATTGTTGGACAAACTCGACGACATCACCACGGGTTTAAATTTTCCGAATCGTTCCCGCACCATCCGGCACTTAATACAGAAAGCCTCAGTTCAAAAAAGCCATGCCGAGAACAAAGTGATGGCCGGGGCGGTAATTCTTATTTACAACCACCACCAAAGGGATTTGCAGGCACATTCCACGGATATCCAGCACCAGTTCCATCATCTGATTTTATCGGTTCAACACGTACACTTAGACCACAACAACTGCCTGGAAACCATTGCAGTAAAAGGAAAAGCCGATGAGCTGGATAAGCTCGCCCATTCATTAATTTCATTAAAAGGAATTCAATACGGCACGCTGGCAATTACCGGCAGCCTGTAA
- a CDS encoding FtsB family cell division protein translates to MKDFFKKYINNRYFYTALAFIIWMFFFDNDNFREQMRLSKKIDQLQQKEQFYKTEIEKNKSALKALKYDTVQLEKYAREKYFMKKDNEDVYVIIRKPAK, encoded by the coding sequence ATGAAAGATTTTTTTAAAAAATACATTAACAACCGCTATTTCTATACCGCCCTGGCTTTCATTATCTGGATGTTTTTTTTCGATAATGATAACTTCAGGGAACAGATGCGCCTTTCAAAAAAAATCGATCAGCTGCAGCAGAAAGAACAGTTTTATAAAACCGAAATCGAAAAAAACAAAAGCGCCCTGAAAGCCCTGAAATACGATACGGTTCAACTGGAAAAATACGCACGCGAAAAATATTTCATGAAAAAAGACAACGAAGACGTGTACGTGATCATCCGCAAACCGGCAAAATAA